The Nymphaea colorata isolate Beijing-Zhang1983 chromosome 5, ASM883128v2, whole genome shotgun sequence DNA segment AGTGTTAAACAGCCACGAGAAAACTGGAAGGGCTCCCGCTCTTCAAGCTTGTCTAGCCTTCCCTGATTTTGTTTCTCAGTCAGCTCTAACTGAAGTGTCATGCCCAGATGCAAAATTCACCTGGACCAATAACTGGAGGGGACATGAGAACGTCAAGTCCAAGATTGACGGATGCTTTGTATCCAAGGAGTGGGTGGATGATACAGAGTTGATGGTGCTCCTGGAAGTGCACCCAAGGTCCATATCTGATCACAATCCAATTTTGCTTTGCATATCAAAGCGCAGGTTGACAACTTGGGGTCGTACTCCTTTTCGGCATTTTCAGTATTGGCAGGACATGGCTGGGTATAGGGACCAAGTTATGTTAGCTTGGACAGAGGATACAAGGGGTTGTGCGATGATTAATCTTATTCAGAAATTGGAGACCACTATGGACAAACTGAAGATTTGGTGCAAGGGTGGGGCCAATGACTTACCCCACCAAATTGTGGAATTAAAATCCAAGATTAAACTCCTTCAGTCCCTAAGTGAAAGTGGACACCTTGAGGCGATAGATGAGGAATGCAATCTTAAGCGTGTACTGTCCAAGTTATTGCGCTTAGAAGAATGTTTGTGGCGTCAAAAATCTAGAATCAAATGGATGAGGGATGGCGACCTTAACACCAAGTTTTTCTAGGGAATCGCCAATGGGAGAAGATGGAGGAACAAAATCGCTTCCATCTCCCATGATGGATGGCTCCTTACTGAGATGCCTGATATTTTTACAACTTGCACGGATTATTTTCCTGGTCTGCTAGGGACTTCTCATGGCACCGGGAACCTATCGTACTCTCTCGCTCCTGGTCCCATTGTGTCGACAGAGGAGAATGCTGACTTGCTAAAACCTTTAACTGCAGTCGAAATCCAGTGGGCAGTAATGGATGCCGATAGGGATTCCGCCCCTGGCCCAGATGGGTTTGGCAATAGTTTCTTTCAGAGGAATTGGGATACTGTGCAGAAAGCAGTAGCAGGGGCGATTCGTGGTTTCTTTGACTCCGAAAGATTGGTGAAGTCTATTAATAAGACCCACATTATTCTTTTGCCCAAGGAGCAAGGCGCTATGCAGGTGGACAAACTTCAGCCCATCTCTCTCTGCACTAGCACAATGAAATTCATCACGAGGATTATGGTCCAGCGTATGAGGCCTATACTTAACAAGAATATATCCAAGAACCAAAGCACCTTTCTATCGGGAAGATGCATTCAAAACAGTTTCCTTCTAAGCCAAGAAATTGTCCACATTTTGCAAAATAGCA contains these protein-coding regions:
- the LOC116255258 gene encoding uncharacterized protein LOC116255258; amino-acid sequence: MNILAWNVHGLAAPPAQHEFLRILRSTKATIAFAIDTKLNTEQLQKFQFKLPDKCLISNIHISGPWARIIALWDPLKVTLQNCAPIICMGDFNAVLNSHEKTGRAPALQACLAFPDFVSQSALTEVSCPDAKFTWTNNWRGHENVKSKIDGCFVSKEWVDDTELMVLLEVHPRSISDHNPILLCISKRRLTTWGRTPFRHFQYWQDMAGYRDQVMLAWTEDTRGCAMINLIQKLETTMDKLKIWCKGGANDLPHQIVELKSKIKLLQSLSESGHLEAIDEECNLKRGIANGRRWRNKIASISHDGWLLTEMPDIFTTCTDYFPGLLGTSHGTGNLSYSLAPGPIVSTEENADLLKPLTAVEIQWAVMDADRDSAPGPDGFGNSFFQRNWDTVQKAVAGAIRGFFDSERLVKSINKTHIILLPKEQGAMQVDKLQPISLCTSTMKFITRIMVQRMRPILNKNISKNQSTFLSGRCIQNSFLLSQEIVHILQNSKKQAAYVKIDLSKAYDRVNWGFLKAALCHLGFQDLWIQKVMTIVTLVRSALLINGKEGTWIQAYINSNQIKIPSMGAGPTSPFSMLYAEDIIFFIDGRLQNLRRLKVCLDEFFSCSGLVMNIAKSSVLSFNMNSQELS